The following nucleotide sequence is from Vicinamibacteria bacterium.
AGTCTCGATGCACCTCCACAGTGTCGCCTGGCTCCTCGGTCTCGTCCTTCTGACCTCCATGCTGTACCGCCGCCTCATCGCGGTGCCCATGGTCGCCGGACTTGCGACCCTCCTCTATGCACTCGACGACGCTCACGCCATGCCCGTCGCCTTCCTCGCCAACCGGAATGCGATCGTGTCCGCAAGCCTGGGCGTGCTCAGCCTCTGGTCCCACGACCGTTTTCGGCGAGACCGATGGACTCCGGGAGCCATCTTGAGCCCCATGGCATTCCTGGCCTCGCTTCTCGCCGGCGAGAGCGGGATCGGAATTGCACCCTACTTGCTCGGCTACGCCCTCTTCCTGGACCCGAGATCGTCCGCCGCCCGCTTCGGTGCGATCGCGCCACATGCCGTCATCGGCGTCGCCTGGCTCGCCTTCTACACGGGCCATGGCTACGGAACTTCGGGGAGCGGTTTCTACCTCGACCCGGTCGGTGAGCCCACCGAATGGCTCTCGCAGTTCCCGATCCGGGCGTCGCTCTTGTTGCTCGGCCAGTGGTTCCTGCCGCCTTCGAGCCTTGCATTCGCCTGGACGGAAGCCCAGAGGCTCGGGGTCGCGCTCTTCGGAATTGCCGTCCTGGCGATCATCTTCTTTCTTCTGCGACCCATCCTGCGAGAAGACAAGACGGCGCGTTTCTTTGGGTTCGGAATGGGGCTGGCGGTCGTTCCCATCACCGCCGGGTTTCCCCATGACCGGCTTCTCTTCTTCGTCGGCATCGGAGCCATGGCGCTTCTGGCGATGTTGCTGGTCCGTCTCTTGGATCGCTCGATGACTGGATCACCAGGTCGTGTTCTGGGATGGACGTTGGTCGCTGTGCACCTGGTGGTCGCGGTGCCCTTGAACCTCATCATGAGCCGCGCGGTGGCGTCGCAGGAGCCCATCTACGCCAATCCGCCTCGAAGTCTTCCGGACGATCAGAAGCTTCCCGGTCAGCGGCTCGTGATCGTCAACCAGCCGGATGCGTTCTATGGACAGTACACGTTGCTCGTTCGTCGGTTCGACGGAAGGCCCGCTCCAAAGAATATGCTCATGCTCGCCCCGGGAGTCACGTCGCTCGTTCTCGAACGTCTTTCCGCACACACGATCTCCATCGAAGCCGAGGGCGGCTGGCTCGGCTCCCCTTTCGACATCGTCTATCGCACCCGCAACGCGCCGTTCCCGGAAGACTATGAGGTTCAGCTATCGGGAGTCCGGATCCATGTCGTTGCGCAGACGCCGGACGGGCGGCCGGGAAAAGTACACTTCACCTTCGAGCGTGAGCTCGAGGACGACTCTTTGAAATGGGTGCTCTACCAGGACGGACGATACGTCCCCTTCGAGCCACCCATCGTGGGACGGAGCGCCGTGATCGAGGCGGTGGACTTCAGCCTTTTCTCCCCGCCCGAGCCATGAACCTCCCTCATGGCATCGCGCGATACGCCGCGGCCAGCTCGGCGGCAAAATCCTCGAAACCTGTCGGGGTCGTATTCTCGGGACGGCGCCCCTCCAGTGACCTCACCAGCCCTTCGTTGAGGGCGTGGTCGAGCTCGGCGTAGAGCGTGGCGACGTTCTCGGAAACCCCCATCCCCACGAGCGCCTTCTCGAGCTCGTCGTAGCCGAGCTGGACATATCGCAGCTCGGGATTCCCGAGACGGGTACCGAGGATACGCGTCGCCTCTGCGTGAGTGAGATCGCGAGGCCCGAGAAGCTCGCGAATCGTGAATCCCTCGAAGTCACGCTCTCTGAGTGCCCGAGCCGCCACTTCCGCGATGTCGCGGGTCGCGATCATCGGGATCGGGACGTCCGGGGCAATCCCGCCGCCGTTGATCCCCTGATGTTTGATGAGGCCGAGCATGGAATAGAAATTTTCGAAGAAGTACGCGGCCCGGAGTACGAGCAGGTTCGCACCCTCGAGCCGGCGCAAGCGCTCTTCCTGAGCATGGAGGCCCGCAATCGGACCCGTCCCCTCGGGAACATCGGCTCCGACGCTGCTCAGAAAGACGACATGTTGGACACCGCTCTCGCGCACGGCGCTCGCCGTCGCTTCACCGATTC
It contains:
- a CDS encoding NmrA family NAD(P)-binding protein, which encodes MIAIMGATGHTGQRIGELLLDAGEKVRVLGRSAAKLEPLRKRGAEIETGDAEDARFLARAFRGADAVFTLIPPDVRAADYLALGERIGEATASAVRESGVQHVVFLSSVGADVPEGTGPIAGLHAQEERLRRLEGANLLVLRAAYFFENFYSMLGLIKHQGINGGGIAPDVPIPMIATRDIAEVAARALRERDFEGFTIRELLGPRDLTHAEATRILGTRLGNPELRYVQLGYDELEKALVGMGVSENVATLYAELDHALNEGLVRSLEGRRPENTTPTGFEDFAAELAAAYRAMP